A part of Setaria viridis chromosome 8, Setaria_viridis_v4.0, whole genome shotgun sequence genomic DNA contains:
- the LOC140220272 gene encoding uncharacterized protein, with protein sequence MYSGWSRGQPPSHEWIENTNNFLDRAFSMLSLVENDTIKCPCALCRNYARHKRFDVEMHLCKHGFRDDYKICTSHGESHVEVGSDESSEEADRMDDMLVDLGVNREPTSDDELTPSARAFYRMVASADQLVHENTTHSSLSAVARLLALKSQFYMSIAHFEANLELINELLPPESKVPKDFYQSKKLLEGLGMLYVRIDVCYNNCMLYYKDNKNKDKCDVCGTSHYEEGQSRVPRKVLRYLPITDRLQRLYAHERTAKLMQSQKQSRSGKMLHPCDGEAWKQFDKDFLDFGRDPRNVLLAVATDGFTPFSINAAPYSCWPVFVTPLNLPPSTIMKSEHIFLALVVPGPEHPGKKLSKLMQPLVNELLSLWGGVKTQDASIKKNFNMHVAYLWSIHDFPAYGNFSGWRTHGRLACPVCLCDSKAFRLHNGRKACWFDCHRRFLPTNHEFRSQANAFRKDIVVYDEPPRHLSGEEVLAQINISVADTDNFGILHNWTHLSCFWQLPYFHKLLLRHNIDVMHNEKNMAEAIWNTCFDVPEKTKDNAKARRDLAQICNRPSLHLKLKPNGKWDKPRSPFFIDKNFKPIILKWFQELKFPDGYAANIRRGVNLTSRKIFGLKSQNYHIFMERLLPVAFRGFFPENIWMCLAELSFFYRQLCAKELNHDTICSLEYEVVVLICKLEKIFPPGFFNPMQHLIVHLPYEARLGGPVQARWNYPFERKIQQLRKKVRNRAHVEGCIVEAELVEEATNHLSLYFKPTIRSVRNKIPRYDDGTGTFESSCNLQIFQYPGRCISPRGVRALSTEEYEAAFLYVLTNMPEMDEHFNKFEKEQWKSRNRPTPEQLRDLRLNGWKASRGKRRPNFFDWFKEECMQTAGIDTALCHLSYGFRKRVTSYGCYDVNGYKFRSKEHERTKSGLATVNSGVCVSCVDDDNNEMEYYGVIKDIIKIKWEGSLQLEMVLLDCDWSDPTPNGIGSRADLQEWWVTYLVTPRGYVPQMTIVMNQTLPLDEITDPKDLEFLSKLNIEGDGEEALDDTYKEDEDDQDEDHDELPEHPAYDPNDY encoded by the exons ATGTATAGTGGTTGGTCTCGTGGGCAGCCTCCTTCTCATGAGTGGATTGAAAACACAAACAACTTTCTAGACCGCGCATTCTCTATGTTGAGTCTTGTTGAAAATGATACCATTAAGTGTCCGTGTGCCTTGTGTCGAAACTATGCTAGGCATAAAAGGTTTGATGTAGAGATGCACTTGTGTAAACATGGGTTTAGGGATGACTACAAAATATGTACATCACATGGAGAGAGTCATGTTGAAGTTGGAAGTGATGAGAGTTCTGAGGAAGCTGATCGCATGGATGATATGTTAGTTGACCTAGGTGTTAACCGTGAACCTACAAGTGACGATGAGCTCACACCCTCAGCCCGGGCCTTTTATAGGATGGTTGCTAGTGCTGATCAACTGGTCCATGAGAACACAACACACTCATCTCTTTCTGCCGTGGCACGTTTACTAGCTTTGAAATCACAGTTTTATATGTCAATTGCACactttgaagcaaacttagAGCTAATCAATGAACTGCTGCCTCCAGAATCTAAGGTTCCCAAGGACTTTTACCAGTCAAAGAAATTATTGGAGGGTCTAGGTATGTTATATGTAAGAATTGATGTCTGCTATAACAACTGCATGCTTTACTACAAGGACAATAAAAATAAAGACAAGTGTGATGTTTGTGGTACCTCACACTATGAGGAAGGCCAAAGTAGAGTCCCACGTAAAGTCTTGCGGTACCTTCCCATCACAGATAGACTACAAAGATTGTATGCACATGAAAGGACAGCAAAGCTGATGCAGTCTCAGAAGCAGTCCAGATCTGGTAAGATGTTGCACCCATGTGATGGGGAAGCATGGAAACAGTTTGACAAAGACTTCCTAGATTTTGGTAGGGACCCTAGGAATGTGCTCCTTGCTGTGGCAACAGATGGTTTTACACCCTTCAGTATAAATGCAGCTCCCTATTCATGCTGGCCAGTTTTTGTTACTCCATTAAATCTTCCTCCTAGTACAATCATGAAATCAGAGCACATATTCCTTGCCCTTGTAGTGCCGGGTCCTGAACATCCTGGAAAGAAACTAAGTAAATTGATGCAACCTTTAGTCAATGAACTGTTGAGCTTGTGGGGTGGTGTTAAAACTCAGGATGCTTCAATCAAGAAGAACTTTAACATGCATGTAGCCTATCTATGGTCGATCCATGATTTTCCTGCTTATGGTAACTTTTCTGGATGGAGAACTCATGGTAGGCTTGCATGCCCAGTTTGCTTGTGTGATAGTAAAGCATTCCGACTACATAATGGTCGCAAAGCATGCTGGTTTGATTGTCATAGGCGCTTCTTACCTACAAACCATGAATTCAGATCTCAAGCTAATGCATTTAGAAAGGACATAGTGGTGTATGATGAGCCTCCAAGACATTTGTCAGGGGAGGAAGTCCTAGCCCAAATTAACATATCGGTGGCTGATACAGATAACTTTGGTATATTGCACAATTGGACACATCTTAGTTGTTTTTGGCAACTTCCATACTTTCATAAATTGCTGCTACGGCACAACATTGATGTGATGCATAATGAGAAAAACATGGCTGAAGCTATATGGAATACATGCTTTGATGTACCTGAGAAGACTAAAGATAATGCTAAGGCTCGGAGAGATTTAGCTCAAATTTGCAACCGTCCCTCACTACATTTAAAGTTAAAGCCAAATGGAAAATGGGACAAGCCTAGGTCCCCATTTTTCATTGATAAGAATTTCAAGCCAATAATCCTTAAGTGGTTTCAAGAACTCAAGTTtcctgatggctatgcagctAACATTAGAAGAGGTGTGAACTTGACTTCAAGGAAGATCTTTGGGCTAAAAAGCCAAAATTATCACATTTTCATGGAACGCTTACTTCCTGTTGCATTCCGTGGTTTCTTTCCAGAAAATATATGGATGTGTTTGGCAGAGCTTAGCTTTTTCTATAGGCAGTTGTGTGCCAAAGAGCTGAACCATGACACCATATGCTCACTGGAATACGAAGTTGTTGTTCTTATTTGCAAATTAGAGAAGATATTTCCTCCAGGTTTCTTCAATCCTATGCAACATCTGATTGTTCATCTTCCTTATGAGGCTAGACTAGGAGGTCCTGTCCAAGCCCGTTGGAACTATCCATTTGAGAGGAAAATCCAACAGCTTAGGAAAAAGGTACGGAATAGGGCTCATGTTGAGGGTTGCATCGTTGAGGCTGAATTAGTTGAGGAAGCCACAAATCACCTATCTCTTTATTTTAAGCCCACTATCCGATCAGTTAGAAACAAAATTCCTAGATATGATGATGGTACTGGTACCTTTGAAAGTTCATGCAACCTTCAAATCTTTCAATACCCTGGCCGATGCATTAGCCCTCGGGGTGTTCGTGCACTCTCAACAGAAGAGTATGAGGCTGCTTTCCTATATGTTTTGACAAACATGCCGGAGATGGACGAACACTTCAA TAAATTTGAGAAGGAACAATGGAAGAGCAGAAATAGACCAACACCTGAACAGCTCAGGGATTTGAGGTTAAATGGGTGGAAGGCTAGCCGAGGGAAGCGTAGGCCTAATTTCTTTGATTGGTTCAAAGAAGAA TGCATGCAGACAGCTGGCATTGATACTGCATTATGTCATCTTTCTTATGGTTTTCGTAAAAGAGTAACAAGCTATGGGTGCTATGATGTGAATGGGTACAAATTCCGTTCAAAGGAACATGAGAGAACTAAATCAGGATTAGCTACAGTTAATAGTGGTGTTTGTGTTTCCTGTGTAGATGATGACAATAATGAGATGGAGTACTATGGTGTTATTAAGgacatcataaaaataaaatgggAAGGGAGTTTGCAACTAGAGATGGTTTTGCTTGATTGTGATTGGTCTGATCCAACACCAAATGGAATTGGC AGTAGAGCAGATCTACAAGAGTGGTGGGTCACATATCTGGTTACTCCACGTGGCTATGTTCCCCAGATGACAATAGTGATGAATCAAACCCTCCCACTGG ATGAGATAACTGATCCTAAGGATTTGGAATTTTTGTCAAAATTGAATATTGAAGGTGATGGTGAAGAAGCACTTGATGATACAtacaaagaagatgaagatgatcaaGATGAAGATCATGATGAGCTGCCTGAACATCCAGCTTATGATCCAAATGATTATTGA